From one Pontibacillus sp. HMF3514 genomic stretch:
- a CDS encoding phosphatidylglycerol lysyltransferase domain-containing protein has product MSYLDIILLSLGIFIVYYIKKFLDKSETSHKNLTFPLEQITSFLKENGGNHISHLTLLQDKEIFWGQQQKVLIAYKRIANKVVVLGDPIGEKPYIKEAIKEFYEYSERNGLTPIFYQISPQFMPYYHETGYKFLKLGEEGKVNLQSFSISGKQGAKLRTRFNKFARNSYTFSVVYPPYTEELLSELKLVSDSWLGTQKEKGFSVVSFCEEYVSCYPIALLSDPNGDIIAFATLATDYKETIIIDLMRKASDSPHGTMDVLFIHTFQWAKEKGYQTCSLGMAPLSNVGDCKYSRISEKLLHFAYLHGNSIYNFRGLKAFKGKFASTWEPKYLAYKKTFLPVTLIQLLLLINKQPTPKYKVVEKIKYLLSRTG; this is encoded by the coding sequence ATGTCCTATTTAGATATCATCCTTCTATCGCTTGGTATTTTTATTGTCTATTATATAAAGAAGTTTCTGGATAAATCGGAAACATCTCACAAAAACTTAACGTTTCCTTTGGAACAGATCACCTCCTTTTTAAAAGAAAATGGAGGAAATCATATATCCCATTTAACCTTACTACAAGATAAAGAAATATTTTGGGGACAACAGCAAAAGGTATTAATTGCATATAAACGTATTGCTAATAAAGTTGTGGTATTAGGAGATCCTATTGGAGAAAAACCCTATATAAAAGAAGCTATAAAAGAGTTCTATGAATATAGTGAACGTAACGGATTAACCCCTATATTTTATCAAATCAGTCCTCAATTTATGCCCTATTATCATGAAACAGGCTATAAATTTCTAAAGCTAGGAGAAGAGGGGAAGGTTAACCTCCAAAGCTTTTCTATATCAGGGAAACAAGGGGCAAAATTACGAACAAGATTTAATAAGTTTGCTCGGAATTCTTACACATTTAGTGTTGTTTACCCGCCTTATACGGAAGAGCTTCTGTCAGAGCTAAAGCTTGTTTCAGATTCATGGTTAGGAACGCAGAAGGAAAAGGGGTTTTCAGTCGTATCTTTTTGTGAAGAATATGTTTCCTGTTATCCTATCGCTCTTTTATCTGATCCAAATGGCGACATTATTGCCTTTGCAACATTAGCAACTGACTACAAAGAAACCATTATCATCGACTTAATGAGAAAAGCTTCAGATAGCCCCCATGGAACGATGGATGTATTATTCATTCATACCTTCCAATGGGCAAAAGAAAAAGGCTATCAAACCTGTAGCCTTGGGATGGCACCTTTATCAAATGTTGGTGATTGTAAATATTCGCGTATAAGTGAAAAGCTTCTTCACTTTGCGTATCTCCACGGAAATTCAATTTATAATTTTAGAGGACTTAAAGCTTTTAAAGGTAAATTTGCTAGTACATGGGAACCGAAGTATTTAGCTTACAAAAAAACATTCCTCCCAGTTACACTTATACAATTACTCTTACTCATTAATAAACAACCAACCCCTAAATATAAGGTAGTTGAGAAAATTAAATATTTATTATCAAGAACAGGATAA
- a CDS encoding CAP domain-containing protein, with protein MSKVLRVFLLLIIAGVFWNSYGDSIKQSGINGAFEEIQEDIDEIKENPKVSSAITQFERELRYIMRQFQETLEGVQQPESDPPAPEKPELNTPNQHSFSIHNIEIGDTRAEVEQSVGTPKRSSMNEYGVQWVTYHENYHNFFMTAYNEENKVVGLYTNQDLLTSKLGINFTSTRDSVLETLDEPLQSIRKGFTRYKWQSNEEYDVFSINENYVTIFYDKHQSNKVTAIQIISSELEQKKKGFYPDPSDQLKKGFEYQLFDITNAARVKHDLSPLSWADSVRKTARAHSLDMAENNFFSHENLEGQSPFDRMNEDNIPFITAGENIAAGQLSSIYTHAGLMNSLGHRKNILHSKFEMLAVGVAFNEDSRPYYTENFLTK; from the coding sequence TTGTCGAAAGTACTAAGGGTCTTTCTTTTATTAATTATTGCAGGAGTATTCTGGAATTCTTATGGAGATAGCATAAAACAATCTGGAATAAATGGGGCTTTTGAAGAAATTCAAGAAGATATTGATGAAATAAAAGAGAATCCAAAAGTAAGCAGTGCAATCACTCAATTTGAACGAGAACTTCGGTATATAATGAGACAGTTCCAAGAAACATTAGAGGGAGTCCAACAACCAGAATCAGATCCACCAGCACCTGAAAAACCAGAACTAAATACACCTAATCAGCACTCTTTTTCCATTCATAATATTGAAATTGGAGATACACGTGCTGAAGTAGAACAAAGTGTGGGTACACCCAAGCGTAGTTCTATGAATGAATATGGTGTTCAATGGGTGACGTATCATGAAAATTATCATAACTTTTTTATGACTGCTTATAATGAAGAAAATAAAGTGGTTGGTTTATATACAAATCAGGATTTATTAACATCTAAACTTGGAATTAACTTTACTAGTACGAGAGACTCTGTGCTTGAAACGTTAGATGAGCCTCTTCAATCTATAAGAAAAGGTTTTACTCGTTATAAGTGGCAAAGTAACGAGGAATATGATGTATTTTCCATTAACGAGAATTATGTAACTATTTTTTATGACAAACATCAGAGTAACAAAGTAACAGCCATCCAAATCATCAGTTCCGAGCTCGAGCAAAAAAAGAAAGGGTTCTACCCTGACCCCAGCGATCAGCTAAAGAAAGGGTTTGAATATCAATTATTCGATATAACCAATGCAGCAAGAGTTAAACATGATCTATCACCTTTATCATGGGCTGATTCAGTAAGAAAAACAGCTCGTGCTCATAGTTTAGATATGGCTGAAAACAACTTCTTCAGTCACGAAAATCTAGAAGGTCAATCGCCTTTTGATCGAATGAATGAGGATAATATTCCATTCATCACGGCTGGAGAGAACATCGCAGCAGGTCAACTGAGTAGTATTTACACCCATGCAGGGTTAATGAACTCACTTGGACACAGAAAGAACATTTTACATTCGAAGTTTGAAATGCTCGCTGTAGGAGTAGCTTTTAATGAAGACTCAAGACCATATTATACGGAGAACTTTCTAACAAAATAA
- a CDS encoding TIGR02206 family membrane protein, which produces MKSYILPDGQNSFNLFSTVHLVTLLVVVSVAILMLFFREKLRTKPYYFIARFSLFILLLLSEISLHVWLYWIDAWEYKHSLPFHLSSITLLLSAFLLLTRRFSIFEFTYFAGLGSALQAMITPDLNAYTFPHYRYVHFFISHGGTVLSNLFMVFVEEFRPTVRSIWRAFLWLNTYAFVLFFVNLFIGGNYMYLLRKPANPSILDYLGPWPGYILLLEIITIVTFFILYLPFWITDFKKRH; this is translated from the coding sequence ATGAAATCATACATTTTGCCGGATGGTCAAAATTCGTTCAATTTATTTTCGACTGTACATCTTGTTACGCTGTTGGTAGTTGTTAGTGTGGCAATATTGATGCTTTTCTTTCGGGAAAAATTACGAACCAAGCCTTATTATTTTATTGCTCGCTTTTCGTTATTTATATTGCTGCTCCTTTCGGAAATCAGCTTGCATGTGTGGCTATATTGGATAGATGCATGGGAATACAAACACTCCCTTCCATTCCATTTAAGTAGCATTACTTTGCTTTTATCAGCTTTTTTGCTTTTAACGAGGCGTTTTTCTATATTTGAATTCACCTATTTTGCAGGCCTTGGAAGTGCTTTACAGGCAATGATTACTCCAGACCTTAATGCGTACACCTTTCCCCATTATAGGTATGTTCACTTTTTCATCTCACATGGGGGAACCGTTCTTTCCAATCTTTTTATGGTATTTGTGGAAGAATTCCGCCCCACAGTTCGCTCTATTTGGAGAGCTTTCTTGTGGTTAAACACCTATGCCTTCGTTCTCTTCTTTGTTAATTTGTTTATTGGCGGAAACTATATGTACTTATTGAGGAAGCCCGCCAACCCTTCCATTCTTGATTATTTAGGTCCTTGGCCTGGTTATATTCTATTGCTTGAAATCATCACTATTGTGACTTTTTTTATTCTTTATTTACCTTTTTGGATCACAGATTTCAAAAAGAGACATTAA
- a CDS encoding response regulator, translating to MKYFITDDDLSIRTMITDIIEGENLGEVVGERDDGIHVDDGILLNHKVDILFIDILMPERDGIETIRSLSRFNGKIIMISQVESKEFVGEAFSLGIEYYINKPINRVEVISVLQKVRERIQLENSIENIQHTLRSLHQPPTKSEVQPYRETNIQQIGNHVLSDLGIIGEKGSQDLLNILEVIYEYEKSSESTQFQFPSLKEVFSKVAEQKLGVDAQKDAIKKEVKAIEQRVRRAIQLAIEHIASLGLSDYLNPTFEHYATKLFEFSQVTKMIHELKKDQTPRAPNQSVNTKKFVSCLYIEVKRQM from the coding sequence ATGAAATACTTTATTACAGATGACGATCTATCAATTCGGACTATGATAACTGACATTATAGAGGGTGAAAATCTTGGAGAAGTCGTTGGAGAACGTGATGATGGGATCCATGTAGATGATGGAATACTTCTCAATCACAAGGTAGATATCTTGTTCATCGATATCTTAATGCCTGAGCGAGATGGAATCGAAACAATACGATCTCTATCTAGATTTAATGGGAAAATAATTATGATTTCACAGGTTGAATCGAAAGAATTTGTAGGTGAAGCTTTTTCTTTAGGTATTGAATATTACATCAATAAGCCTATTAACAGGGTAGAGGTTATCAGTGTCCTGCAAAAAGTAAGGGAACGTATCCAATTAGAAAATTCCATTGAAAATATACAACATACCTTGAGGTCACTTCATCAGCCTCCAACTAAAAGTGAGGTTCAACCATATAGGGAAACAAACATTCAACAAATCGGGAATCATGTACTTTCAGATCTAGGGATTATAGGTGAGAAGGGCAGCCAGGACTTACTTAATATTTTAGAAGTTATATATGAATATGAAAAAAGTTCTGAGTCGACGCAATTTCAATTCCCTTCTTTAAAAGAGGTGTTTTCAAAAGTAGCTGAACAAAAATTAGGAGTTGACGCACAAAAGGACGCAATAAAAAAAGAAGTCAAAGCAATTGAACAAAGGGTTCGACGTGCTATACAACTGGCAATAGAACACATAGCATCACTAGGTTTGAGTGATTATTTGAATCCGACATTTGAACATTATGCGACGAAGCTTTTTGAATTCAGCCAGGTAACGAAAATGATCCATGAATTGAAAAAAGATCAAACACCTCGTGCACCTAATCAAAGTGTTAATACGAAAAAATTTGTAAGCTGTTTGTATATAGAAGTGAAAAGGCAAATGTAG
- a CDS encoding SDR family oxidoreductase yields the protein MKVLIVGANGQIGKHLVSSIQDHNQLDAKAMIRKEEQASYFEDMGAETAVVDLEGDIGPIAKAAEGVDAIVFTAGSGPHTGADKTVLVDLDGAVKTMKAAEKAGVKRFVMISSYDTTREAIQSASSSFAPYVAAKHYADEWLKSTDLDYTIIHPGRLTNDEGTRKVKAAPRVDRDEIPREDVASVIVASLENDSTVGKEYQVVKGSEEINDAIKSL from the coding sequence ATGAAAGTTCTTATTGTTGGAGCAAACGGTCAAATTGGAAAGCATCTCGTTTCCTCTATTCAAGATCATAATCAACTAGATGCTAAAGCTATGATTCGTAAAGAAGAGCAAGCGTCTTATTTTGAAGATATGGGTGCAGAAACCGCAGTTGTTGATTTGGAAGGAGATATAGGTCCAATAGCCAAAGCTGCTGAAGGAGTAGATGCCATTGTTTTCACAGCAGGTTCTGGACCGCATACAGGGGCAGATAAAACTGTCTTAGTTGACTTAGACGGTGCTGTTAAAACTATGAAGGCAGCAGAAAAAGCTGGCGTAAAGCGTTTTGTCATGATTAGTTCCTATGACACTACACGCGAAGCTATACAATCTGCCTCGTCCTCATTTGCACCTTATGTAGCTGCAAAGCACTATGCAGATGAATGGTTGAAATCAACAGATTTGGATTATACGATTATACATCCCGGAAGGCTAACGAATGATGAAGGAACTAGAAAAGTGAAGGCAGCACCTCGAGTGGACCGAGATGAAATTCCAAGAGAAGATGTAGCAAGTGTGATCGTTGCAAGTCTAGAAAATGATTCGACGGTTGGGAAGGAATATCAGGTTGTAAAAGGTTCTGAAGAGATCAATGATGCTATTAAGTCACTATAA
- a CDS encoding DMT family transporter — protein MKGALFSLFGGLCITMQGIFNARMSDAIGGWHTTSMVHIIAFIIAMSVYMNVRDGKGRSFKKVPFLYLIGGSFGVIVVFSELTAIHKIGPASAIAILLVSQILTAFVIESKGWFGERKIPITLRQGVGLTMMLVGVILFQL, from the coding sequence ATGAAAGGTGCTTTATTTTCACTGTTTGGTGGATTATGTATTACCATGCAGGGCATTTTTAACGCAAGGATGAGTGACGCAATTGGTGGTTGGCATACAACTTCCATGGTTCACATTATTGCCTTTATCATAGCTATGTCTGTATATATGAATGTAAGAGATGGGAAAGGGAGAAGTTTTAAGAAGGTGCCCTTTTTATATTTGATTGGGGGATCATTTGGAGTTATTGTTGTCTTTTCAGAACTGACAGCGATTCATAAAATAGGTCCAGCCTCTGCCATCGCCATACTTCTCGTTTCACAAATCCTAACAGCCTTTGTTATAGAATCAAAAGGATGGTTCGGTGAAAGGAAAATTCCAATAACATTACGTCAGGGAGTAGGTCTTACGATGATGCTTGTCGGGGTTATCCTTTTCCAACTATAA
- a CDS encoding DMT family transporter, with protein sequence MIGIVLAIIAGILISLQNVFNARVSERTGPWATTSLVLGLGLACSLVVFFSIEEKSLLEFGNVNPIFLFGGVFGVGIVFFLMRGVTLIGPAYAISIALISQIVIAFTINTIGWFGFEASALTWQKLLGITLLIGGVLVYKLEKQADH encoded by the coding sequence ATGATAGGAATAGTATTAGCGATTATAGCGGGCATCTTAATTAGTCTTCAAAATGTATTTAATGCTCGAGTAAGCGAAAGAACGGGCCCTTGGGCTACAACGAGCCTTGTCCTAGGACTAGGGCTCGCCTGTTCATTAGTCGTCTTTTTTTCCATTGAGGAAAAAAGTCTTCTAGAATTCGGGAACGTGAACCCCATATTTTTATTTGGCGGTGTCTTTGGTGTAGGAATCGTATTCTTTTTGATGAGAGGTGTAACGCTGATAGGCCCGGCCTATGCAATCTCCATCGCCCTCATCTCCCAAATCGTTATTGCCTTTACAATTAATACGATTGGCTGGTTCGGCTTTGAAGCTTCTGCTCTTACTTGGCAGAAGCTCCTTGGGATTACGTTGTTGATTGGCGGAGTGCTTGTCTATAAGTTAGAAAAACAAGCAGATCATTAA
- a CDS encoding ATP-binding protein has product MMNKRDFKENLIIFGIMLVAVPLAGELKFHPFNGDFRVSFGTPVFFLFLLWIRKINPIISGLFVGAFVVVFRLILDELFVETYGWEETFRIHAPVFFYYFTYGIAFSLAKIPRFYEQPMWIGVFGVLIEVVASLSEILFRFLLLNNSFTFIMMVEIFMIAIIRSFFVVGFFNISLLKETKMKEEEQRKRNEKMALVISNLYEESIQLKKTMHHAENVTRDSYNLYRQLKNHTSDMNPYSQDALKIAGQVHEIKKDNNRIFAGLSRLISHEDIKDVMNVVEIGELVVKSNQKYAQLLGKEIHFDLKVDGEHDFYQTFTTLSLINNLVSNSVEAIQESGQVCIHILKVGEHVEFRVSDNGPGVPEKYHYLMYEHGFTTKYDISGEPSTGIGLSYVKSLVESLEGSILLENHHEGCTFKIQLPINQLVK; this is encoded by the coding sequence ATGATGAATAAAAGAGATTTTAAAGAAAACTTAATTATATTTGGAATCATGTTAGTTGCTGTTCCACTTGCTGGTGAACTTAAGTTTCATCCGTTTAATGGAGACTTCCGTGTCAGCTTTGGAACACCAGTCTTTTTTCTTTTTCTATTGTGGATTCGTAAGATCAATCCAATTATATCAGGCTTATTTGTAGGAGCTTTTGTAGTCGTTTTCCGACTAATCTTAGATGAGCTATTTGTGGAGACGTATGGATGGGAGGAAACATTTAGAATTCATGCTCCTGTCTTTTTTTATTACTTCACCTATGGTATTGCTTTTTCTTTAGCTAAAATACCCCGCTTTTACGAACAGCCGATGTGGATTGGTGTTTTCGGAGTACTGATTGAAGTTGTGGCGAGCTTAAGCGAAATTCTCTTTCGTTTCCTTCTGTTAAATAATTCATTTACTTTCATCATGATGGTTGAAATATTCATGATTGCTATTATTCGAAGTTTTTTTGTAGTTGGGTTCTTTAATATTTCTTTATTAAAAGAAACAAAAATGAAGGAAGAGGAACAACGGAAGCGGAATGAAAAGATGGCCTTAGTAATCTCAAACTTATATGAAGAGTCCATACAGTTAAAGAAGACAATGCATCATGCAGAAAACGTTACACGAGACAGTTATAACCTATATCGTCAGTTAAAGAATCATACTTCTGATATGAACCCATATTCTCAAGATGCCTTAAAGATTGCGGGTCAAGTACACGAAATAAAAAAGGATAATAATCGAATTTTTGCAGGGTTATCACGATTAATTTCCCATGAGGATATTAAAGATGTCATGAATGTAGTTGAGATAGGTGAACTCGTTGTGAAATCTAATCAAAAATATGCTCAATTACTAGGTAAAGAAATTCATTTTGATTTAAAAGTTGATGGTGAGCATGACTTTTATCAAACGTTTACAACGTTGTCTCTCATAAATAATCTTGTATCAAACAGCGTAGAAGCCATACAAGAAAGTGGACAGGTTTGTATACATATTTTAAAAGTAGGGGAACACGTAGAGTTTCGAGTTTCTGACAACGGTCCAGGAGTGCCTGAAAAATACCATTATTTAATGTACGAGCATGGCTTTACGACGAAGTATGATATTTCAGGTGAACCTTCAACTGGTATCGGATTATCTTATGTGAAATCTCTTGTTGAATCTTTAGAGGGAAGCATTTTACTTGAAAATCACCATGAAGGGTGCACATTTAAGATTCAGTTACCGATAAACCAACTTGTAAAATAA
- a CDS encoding dicarboxylate/amino acid:cation symporter has translation MQGKKLLSMILISFVLAIALGAIFGPAIEIVEPLGTAFLRLIKFIIVPLVLTSLVVGVASTGDMKKLGRMSIKTVAYYLVTTAFAITIGIIIAKIMAPGAGLDISIPDQTVESKEAPGLVTTLLNIIPTNPIESLVEGNMLQIIFFAIFIGLGITLVGDKAKGVYQFFDGFAEIMYKVTNIVMKLAPIGVFGLVAPIVGEYGLSVLLPLLKVILAVAIGALLHALITYSTTVKLLGKMSPVKFFKGIAPASLVAFSTQSSSGTLPVTIKCSEENLGVSKETSSFVLPLGATINMDGTALYQGVCVLFVAQFYGIDLSLGQLLMIVLTATLASIGTAGVPSAGLVMLTMVMTSVGLPLEGIALIAGIDRVLDMFRTSVNVTGDASAAVVVSSLEGDLNHDSSINQTPTTEGYTG, from the coding sequence ATGCAAGGGAAAAAGCTATTATCTATGATATTGATTTCGTTTGTTCTAGCTATTGCTTTAGGGGCTATTTTTGGTCCAGCAATAGAGATTGTAGAGCCACTAGGAACAGCATTTCTAAGATTGATTAAATTTATTATTGTACCACTAGTACTGACATCACTGGTTGTTGGTGTTGCGAGTACTGGTGATATGAAAAAATTAGGTAGAATGAGTATTAAAACAGTAGCTTATTATTTAGTTACAACAGCATTTGCTATTACGATTGGTATAATCATAGCAAAGATTATGGCGCCTGGAGCAGGTTTGGATATCTCTATACCTGATCAAACAGTAGAATCAAAGGAAGCGCCTGGTCTGGTTACGACATTATTAAACATTATACCTACCAATCCCATAGAATCCTTAGTAGAAGGTAACATGCTTCAGATTATCTTCTTTGCTATTTTTATTGGACTAGGAATTACCTTAGTTGGTGACAAAGCAAAAGGTGTATATCAATTTTTTGACGGCTTTGCGGAGATCATGTATAAGGTGACTAATATCGTAATGAAACTTGCACCAATTGGTGTATTCGGCCTCGTAGCTCCTATTGTAGGAGAATATGGATTGTCTGTTTTACTTCCACTTTTAAAGGTTATTTTGGCTGTAGCCATTGGAGCACTTTTACATGCATTGATTACTTATTCCACAACGGTAAAATTGTTAGGGAAAATGAGCCCGGTCAAATTTTTCAAAGGTATTGCCCCTGCTAGTTTAGTCGCTTTTAGTACACAAAGTAGTTCAGGTACACTCCCTGTTACGATTAAATGTTCTGAAGAAAATTTAGGTGTCTCTAAAGAGACAAGTAGTTTTGTTCTACCACTTGGAGCTACCATAAACATGGACGGAACAGCATTGTACCAAGGTGTATGTGTGCTTTTTGTTGCTCAGTTCTATGGAATTGACCTTAGCTTGGGTCAATTACTTATGATTGTATTGACAGCAACGCTTGCTTCGATTGGAACAGCAGGAGTCCCAAGTGCAGGGTTAGTTATGCTGACGATGGTTATGACATCTGTTGGTCTTCCATTAGAAGGTATCGCTCTTATTGCAGGAATTGACCGAGTTCTAGACATGTTTAGAACATCTGTCAACGTAACAGGAGACGCTTCAGCCGCAGTTGTCGTGTCTTCCCTAGAAGGGGACCTAAATCATGACTCAAGCATCAACCAAACTCCAACAACAGAAGGATATACTGGATAA
- a CDS encoding Crp/Fnr family transcriptional regulator has protein sequence MKEIQPINIASYMRQYKLDGLFPEYFQNHIKLYGFQTGDVLFSTGEELSELYFLVEGKIKIFTLSPEGKSLINRFKRPLALIGDVEYVKGNVVMNSVEAVTDGFMLAAPFSELEKLEQDHPAFIRFLLETVSHKFYTESHTTSMHMLYPVEVRLASYLLSISSLGEGTMFHQEMRTSNLRELAEWIGTSYRHLNRVLKKMASDNIIERSNGSIIIQDLDKLSTLANGNIYE, from the coding sequence GTGAAAGAAATACAGCCCATTAATATAGCTTCATACATGAGACAATATAAACTGGATGGGTTATTTCCTGAGTATTTTCAAAACCATATCAAGTTATATGGTTTTCAGACAGGAGATGTTCTTTTTTCAACAGGGGAAGAACTAAGTGAACTATATTTTCTTGTAGAAGGGAAAATTAAGATTTTCACTCTATCTCCTGAAGGAAAGTCTTTAATTAATCGATTTAAACGTCCACTCGCTCTTATTGGTGATGTTGAATATGTCAAAGGGAATGTGGTCATGAATTCAGTAGAGGCGGTCACGGATGGGTTCATGCTTGCAGCCCCTTTCTCTGAATTAGAAAAACTTGAACAGGACCATCCCGCTTTTATACGTTTCTTACTGGAAACCGTTTCTCATAAATTTTATACCGAATCTCATACGACGAGTATGCACATGCTCTATCCAGTTGAAGTTCGACTTGCAAGCTATTTGTTATCGATCTCCTCTTTAGGGGAAGGGACGATGTTTCATCAGGAAATGCGAACTTCGAATTTAAGAGAGCTGGCAGAATGGATTGGTACGAGTTACCGTCATCTGAACCGTGTGTTAAAGAAGATGGCTTCAGACAATATTATTGAACGGTCTAATGGTTCTATTATCATTCAAGATCTCGATAAACTCAGTACTCTAGCGAACGGGAATATATATGAATAG